The proteins below come from a single Cryptococcus gattii WM276 chromosome D, complete sequence genomic window:
- a CDS encoding Monovalent inorganic cation transporter, putative (Similar to TIGR gene model, INSD accession AAW43289.1): MSTIPPDTEILNPTDEEFYASWGLCILCLLLIGALISSYYLQVKRIRAVHETVVSIFAGMVVGLIIRLSPGHMIREMMSFKHTFFFNALLPPIILNSGYELKQENFFRNFAVILTFAFLGTFITAVGIGVLVYIWSFLGLEGLKFTLLECLIFGSTLSATDPVTILAIFNTAKVDPKLYSIIFGESILNDAVSIVMYETLSHFHGEDIYLSSIFHGVGIFLFSFLVSMALGVSFGLACSLGLKHSHLASYPHIESCLITLVAYTSYFFSNGIGMSGIVSLLFCGITLKHYAYHTMSRRTQRTTKYMFGVLAQLSENFIFIYLGLNLFTQDVQVFKPLFILVSAIAVMASRYAAVFPLSELINWVFHTRGQRAEEIPHSYQMMLFWAGLRGAVGVALAAGITGDNADALRTTILVVVVLTVIVFGGTTSRMLEVLGIRVGVEDEDASSEDEEPWTTQQGHLALQSGPISRRYAYSSQNGRGWENPSEFDLQSPEGSPYNQTLKLSQSRQARSSSYGQGVYGYGVRSGFSTNSDESDEEVLPSAGPSGSYGDGYDPEAGAPGSSSDSRAGEGRGTGMIFRDGQWFTALDERYLLPLFSNSVTARRHHAKKAVRKGAMAASGAGGGGTAGSGSKSGSTAGTPRRGSLELGDDGYGGDGESENGKNKGLPRTFSGSVSDFFFSKAEPSSLPSASLSLDERENRR, from the exons GAAGAATTCTACGCATC ATGGGGTCTCTGCATCCTTTGCCTGCTCCTGATCGGTGCACTTATATCCTCATACTACCTACAAGTTAAACGAATTCGTGCAGTGCACGAAACCGTCGTTTCTATTTTCGCAGGAATGGTGGTGGGATTAATCATACGGCTTTCGCCTGGACATATGATCAGGGAGATGATG TCCTTCAAACACacattcttcttcaacgCCTTACTTCCTCCTATCATTTTAAACTCTGGCTATGAGCTTAAACAA GAAAACTTCTTTAGGAACTTTGCGGTCATTTTAACGTTTGCATTCCTTGGTACATTTATCACTGCCGTTGGTATAGG AGTACTAGTCTATATTTGGTCTTTCCTCGGCCTTGAAGGTCTCAAATTTACCCTTCTTGAGTGTCTTATCTTCGGCTCAACCTTGTCGGCGACCGATCCAGTCACCATCTTGGCCATCTTCAACACGGCCAAAGTAGACCCTAAGCTTTactccatcatcttcggTGAAAGCATCCTGAATGATGCCGTTAGTATTGTCATGTACGA GACGCTTTCTCATTTCCACGGCGAGGACATCTATTTGTCTTCAATCTTCCATGGGGTCGGTATATTCTTGTTCTCGTTCCTCGTCTCCATGGCACTTGGTGTCTCGTTTGGGTTAGCATGCTCTTTGGGCTTGAAACACTCTCATCTTGCAAGTTACCCCCACATTGAAAGCTGCCTAATCACCCTCGTCGCCTATACAAGTTATTTCTTCAGCAATGGCATTGGCATGAGTG GTATCGTGTCTCTGCTGTTCTGCGGTATCACTCTAAAACATTATGCGTACCATACAATGTCTCGGCGCACTCAGAGAACAACCAAATACATGTTTGGTGTTCTCGCTCAGTTATCTGAGAATTTCATCTTTATTTACCTAGGATTGAACCTGTTTACTCAGGATGTTCAGGTCTTCAAGCCATTATTCATTCTTGTTTCTGCT ATTGCCGTTATGGCCTCACGCTACGCAGCCGTTTTCCCCCTGTCTGAGCTTATCAACTGGGTATTCCATACCCGTGGCCAACGTGCTGAAGAGATACCTCACTCCTACCAGATGATGCTTTTTTGGGCAGGTCTCCGGGGAGCCGTCGGCGTAGCTCTCGCTGCGGGCATCACAGGCGACAATGCGGATGCGCTCAGGACTACTATATTAGTCGTAGTTGTCTTGACCGTCATCGTGTTTGGTGGCACCACGTCGAGAATGTTGGAAGTGCTCGGTATCAGAGTAGGagtggaagatgaagacgcTTCAAGCGAGGATGAAGAACCGTGGACGACACAACAAGGTCACCTCGCCTTGCAATCAGGGCCAATTTCCCGTCGCTACGCTTACAGTTCCCAGAATGGTCGAGGATGGGAAAACCCTTCCGAGTTTGATCTCCAATCACCCGAGGGGTCACCTTACAATCAAACACTCAAGCTTTCGCAATCACGTCAAGCTCGCAGTAGCTCCTATGGTCAAGGAGTTTATGGCTATGGCGTGCGATCAGGTTTCTCAACCAATAGTGATGAGAGCGACGAGGAGGTTCTCCCTTCAGCTGGGCCTTCGGGCTCGTATGGAGATGGTTACGACCCTGAAGCAGGTGCTCCTGGATCAAGCTCAGACAGTAGAGCTGGAGAGGGGAGAGGCACAGGCATGATCTTCCGTGATGGCCAATGGTTTACCGCACTGGATGAGCGGTATCTACTACCGCTGTTCTCCAATTCTGTCACTGCTCGTCGGCACCATGCCAAGAAAGCGGTCAGGAAAGGAGCAATGGCTGCCAGCGGGGCTGGAGGTGGAGGTACAGCGGGTTCAGGATCAAAGTCTGGAAGTACAGCAGGGACACCTCGAAGAGGGAGTCTGGAActtggagatgatggatACGGAGGTGATGGAGAAAGTGAAAATGGAAAGAACAAGGGTTTACCCAGGACTTTCAG TGGATCTGTCTCCgatttcttcttttcaaAGGCCGAACCGTCATCCTTACCATCTGCTTCTTTGTCTTTAGATGAACGGGAGAACAGGCGTTAA
- a CDS encoding Hypothetical protein (Similar to TIGR gene model, INSD accession AAW42806.1; CND04390) codes for MDKSSLPQYFVGSRYFHARTRRPVTLRYIGPLPPSSSPLDPSSQVWLGIEYDDPSFGKHSGVYQNIQVFRTREEGSGAFLKFAGRSLEEGKNLVQSIEERYGPIIPNDAGQSPHIAYNVHANGKGLILGSSKGSIIVETPNNWANAQKRLGNLEKLRIMGFEDEGITALGGDEILKDIMIARLRGVEWLNLSRNLLKGWGEVAEIAECFEGLQTLTLSHSRFEALSNNLSDDTRQRLGALNKITELHLSDCSTSMNEVVLLIPFLPNLRVLHLEANRTISNLSLDEGEYQVLDRWKMLKELRLGGCQINRWDEVADILKHLSGLESLDLSFTPLSHVPPPSTINYENIRSVSLLGSCLLRWKCIDHISQNFPRLTSLRFSLSSGAISSVTADGTQDSPSVITSSPDLQRSLVISKFPNLITFNSATITPSERRDAELFYINYVKSHTSEHPSERGNWGRYVELCKVYGRDETSTEKKPEAGLKGKMISLNVYKYATDPSPSTLALLPSSSIKLLKHKVSRLIRASATTSLHLWTVINEEGRMEKVIDIAQEREGHDWTVGWWFENGDSVLVEES; via the exons ATGGACAAatcctctcttccccaATACTTCGTTGGTAGTCGCTACTTTCACGCAAGGACTCGGCGTCCTGTTACTCTTCGGTACATTGgtcctcttcctccgtCCTCGTCTCCATTAGATCCGTCCTCTCAAGTCTGGCTAGGCATCGAATATGACGATCCATCGTTCGGCAAACATTCTGGTGTCTACCAAAACATTCAGGTGTTTCGCacaagagaagaaggcagcGGGGCGTTCCTCAAGTTTGCTGGAAGATCACTTGAGGAAGGCAAGAACTTGGTCCAAAGCATAGAAGAAAGATATGGGCCCATCATTCCTAATGATGCGGGACAGTCTCCTCATATAGCATACAATGTACATGCCAATGGTAAAGGGCTCATATTAGGCTCATCGAAAGGTTCCATTATCGTTGAAACCCCTAATAACTGGGCAAACGCGCAAAAGAGATTAGGTAATCTGGAAAAGCTGAGAATCATGGGATTCGAAGATGAAGGAATAACCGCATTGGGAGGGGACGAAATCCTTAAAGACATCATGATAGCTAGGCTGCGAGGTGTAGAATGGTTAAATCTGTCAAGGAACCTTCTAAAAGGGTGGGGAGAAGTTGCAGAGATTGCGGAGTGTTTTGAAGGGTTACAGACTCTGACTTTAAG TCATTCCCGATTCGAAGCACTTTCAAACAACCTCTCCGATGACACGAGACAACGACTCGGAGCCCTTAACAAGATAACAGAGCTGCATCTCTCAGACTGCTCAACGTCAATGAACGAGGTTGTGCTTCTAATCCCATTTCTCCCTAATCTTCGTGTACTGCATCTAGAAGCCAATCGTACAATATCAAATCTTTCATTGGATGAAGGAGAGTACCAGGTACTCGACCGTTGGAAAATGTTGAAGGAGCTTCGTCTAGGGGGATGCCAAATTAACCGGTGGGACGAAGTAGCTGACATTCTAAAACATCTGTCAGG ACTGGAATCTCTTGACTTATCATTCACACCTCTTTCACATGTGCCTCCACCCTCAACCATCAATTATGAAAACATCAGAAGCGTCTCATTACTCGGGTCTTGCCTCTTGCGTTGGAAGTGCATTGATCATATATCCCAAAACTTTCCTCGGTTAACCTCGTTACGGTTCTCTCTTTCATCCGGCGCGATATCTTCTGTCACTGCAGACGGGACTCAAGACTCTCCCAGCGTAATCACGTCCTCGCCCGATCTCCAGCGCTCGTTAGTAATCTCAAAATTCCCTAATCTTATCACTTTCAACTCTGCCACCATCACACCTTCTGAAAGGCGAGATGCAGAGCTCTTCTACATCAATTACGTCAAGTCACATACGTCTGAGCATCCGAGCGAAAGAGGAAATTGGGGTCGATATGTTGAGTTGTGCAAAGTCTACGGAAGGGACGAGACATCAACAGAGAAAAAGCCTGAGGCTGGGCtgaagggaaagatgaTTA GCCTTAACGTCTATAAATATGCTACCGATCCTTCCCCCAGTACCCTTGCTTTGCTaccttcatcttcaatAAAATTACTGAAACATAAGGTATCGCGATTAATAAGGGCTAGCGCAACCACTTCATTGCATCTCTGGACTGTAATAAatgaagagggaagaaTGGAGAAAGTTATCGACATCGCACAGGAGAGGGAAGGCCACGACTGGACCGTAGGATGGTGGTTTGAGAACGGTGATAGTGTACTAGTAGAGGAATCATGA
- a CDS encoding Hypothetical protein (Similar to TIGR gene model, INSD accession AAW43308.1; CND04420), translated as MSQPPADAPQDDWQVAYVWAFITTFNLRHRIPRLESQQDLEYSLRQPVAIRPDDLLESTLICFLSNLRPALRNLNAENIQSYLSNYISDQLATTSEWTVWDRPWPINEENRGPCCNDDPDRAELGRLRHQGEPAADRAQRNPLKKMEEKGGGLFELDWAERARLLRQLVDWQLTHSEHIRAIINNAKRGPEIKPKKGTASKKPLQDEAPSISIEPLGQNRNRQRIWALDDSWRLYRSGNPFKRPCPMESFTHTRDDFFAYIAEVEEYGGQSQEGTKKEKATSQHRRFIKGVQDEKRLAEILKDRVERIEKEEARVQRAKRKIAQVVQMQQAAEMRSTRTRRPVRKVDYIYGNEDEDEEPLPTRRSSRPSRQSGRDEESYSALDTRGRPIIPGERRSTRVSGVSREVVEDEDPRPLPPPQPGAVNGLANGKRAPKGYAWVQESVGGENSSPGIAAIDDQQQVAEPVPAKHEDFQSEDQIATPLGSTETIREFEENREETGLEMLESDKNNEQTEMKMEVEA; from the exons ATGTCCCAGCCACCGGCAGACGCCCCGCAGGACGA CTGGCAGGTCGCCTACGTCTGGGCCTTCATTACCACCTTCAATCTCCGACACCGCATCCCACGCCTCGAGTCACAACAAGA CCTCGAATACTCACTCCGCCAGCCAGTCGCAATCCGCCCAGACGATCTCCTTGAGAGCACGCTCATATGCTTTCTCTCGAACCTTCGCCCAGCCCTCAGAAACCTCAA TGCCGAAAACATCCAGTCCTACCTGTCCAACTATATCTCTGATCAACTCGCTACCACGTCCGAATGGACCGTGTGGGATCGACCGTGGCCCATCAATGAGGAGAATCGCGGTCCCTGCTGCAATGACGACCCTGATCGTGCAGAATTAGGTCGTTTGAGGCACCAAGGCGAGCCAGCGGCCGATAGGGCGCAAAGGAATCCCTTGAAGAAAATGGAGGAGAAGGGCGGAGGTCTGTTTGAACTCGATTGGGCTGAGAGAGCTAGACTACTGAGACAATTAGTGGATTGGCAGT TAACTCATTCGGAACATATCCGCGCTATTATAAACAATGCCAAAAGAGGCCCAGAGATCAAACCTAAAAAAGGAACGGCCTCCAAAAAACCTCTGCAGGACGAAGCTCCTTCCATCAGCATAGAACCTTTGGGTCAAAATAGGAATCGTCAACGGATCTGGGCACTTGATG ATTCGTGGCGGTTATACCGCTCTGGCAATCCTTTTAAACGACCTTGTCCAATGGAATCTTTTACTCACACCAGAGATGATTTTTTTGCCTACATTGCAGAGGTCGAAGAGTACGGCGGACAGTCTCAGGAAGGAacaaaaaaggaaaaagcTACCAGCCAACATAGAAGGTTTATCAAAGGCGTGCAGGACGAAAAGAGGTTGGCAGAAATTCTGAAGGATAGAGTAGAGAGAAtagaaaaggaagaggcg AGGGTTCAAAGGGCTAAACGGAAGATAGCACAGGTTGTGCAAATGCAACAAGCCGCGGAGATGCGGTCGACACGAACAAGGAGGCCTGTTCGCAAGGTTGATTACATCTATGGtaatgaagatgag GATGAAGAACCATTGCCTACTCGCAGATCATCTCGTCCTTCCCGTCAGTCCGGCAGAGACGAGGAATCATACTCTGCTTTAGATACCCGCGGACGCCCCATCATCCCTGGTGAAAGACGTAGCACAAGAGTCAGCGGTGTAAGCCGCGAAGTCgtggaggatgaagatcCTCGGCCACTGCCGCCGCCACAACCAGGAGCAGTCAATGGACTAGCCAACGGGAAAAGGGCTCCTAAAGGGTATGCCTGGGTGCAGGAGAGTGTGGGCGGGGAAAACTCGAGTCCTGGCATTGCTGCGATCGACGACCAGCAACAGGTTGCTGAGCCAGTACCGGCAAAACACGAAGACTTTCAATCTGAAGATCAAATAGCCACACCACTGGGATCAACAGAGACTATCCGAGAATTCGAGGAGAACAGAGAGGAAACCGGACTCGAGATGCTGGAATCGGATAAAAATAATGAACAAAcggagatgaagatggaagTTGAAGCGTAA
- a CDS encoding Ubiquinol-cytochrome-c reductase, putative (Similar to TIGR gene model, INSD accession AAW43290.1) yields the protein MPSIAKMVFGNGPLGPSFAPLIRQYPGVQKYWARWSNLYKHAAGYRQKGYLLDDLVIEESKTVQKALSRLPERVAYDRVWRHRQGIMMSMHHSDLPKDKWTPAEKDERYLTPYINQVLAEEQERADWDHSVVERIKQRKAGRKNPFERV from the exons ATGCCCTCAATCGCCAAAATGGTATTCGGCAACGGCCCTCTCGGCCCTTC CTTCGCCCCCTTGATCCGTCAGTACCCCGGTGTGCAAAAGTACTGGGCACGATGGTCAAACCTCTACAAGCACGCGGCCGGCTACCGACAGAAGGGCTACCTCCTCGACGACTTGGTGATTGAAGAGAGCAAGACTGTGCAAAAG GCTCTCTCCCGTCTTCCCGAGCGAGTCGCTTACGACCGAGTCTGGCGACACCGACAGGGCATTATGATGTCCATGCACCACTCCGACCTTCCCAAGGACAAATGGACCCCTGCTGAGAAG GACGAACGATACCTTACCCCTTACATCAACCAGGTGCTTGCGGAGGAGCAGGAAAGAGCCGACTGGGATCACTCTGTCGTTGAGAGGATCAAGCAAAGGAAGGCTGGCAGGAAGAACCCTTTTGAACGCGTCTAA
- a CDS encoding mitochondrial 54S ribosomal protein YmL8 (Similar to TIGR gene model, INSD accession AAW43309.1) produces MKHGIHQRKLGRMPAHRIALLRNLVSALLHHESIKTTLPKAKEAAKMAEKIITLGKKGTNQARTKATAYLMPAHHAPSSSYIPSVSNPTPTLPPLAHPQFLDPDTFTPPTSLLPKLFTTLANRYAARPGGYTRIHKFGRRPGDNAPHAILTLVDGPRDLKFEMTARTVGKESLDAMDEWERIESSVDEWEGLSEKTKRDVAKVLRYRSKDDKKLFKAKATEFSDIVTVEDSAYGGVRKPALELQKPTFRAPSLNQPRSGKHVHAGERLSGMSVTHTGLGLARGALARGKGLDRTPLLWGQSNRLNGVKGEVVTSNAEA; encoded by the exons ATGAAGCACGGCATACACCAGCGCAAGCTCGGCAGAATGCCAGCACACAGAATTGCACTCCTCCG AAATCTCGTTTCCGCCTTGCTGCACCATGAGTCCATCAAGACCACATTGCCAAAGGCGAAGGAGGCCGCAAAGATGGCTGAAAAG ATCATCACTCTCGGCAAGAAGGGCACTAATCAGGCAAGAACCAAAGCTACTGCCTACCTCATG CCCGCACATCACGCTCCATCATCGTCCTATATTCCCTCTGTATCCAACCCTACACCTACCCTGCCCCCGCTTGCTCATCCTCAATTTCTCGATCCCGATACTTTTACGCCGCCTACCTCCCTTCTCCCCAAGTTATTCACCACCCTCGCGAACAGATATGCTGCTCGCCCGGGAGGATATACTCGAATTCATAAATTCGGACGCAGACCTGGAGATAATGCTCCTCATGCCATCTTGACGTTGGTCGACGGACCAAGAGATTTGAAGTTTGAAATGACAGCTCGGACAGTTGGAAAGGAGAGCTTAGATGCAATGGACGAGTGGGAGCGAATTGAGAGTAGTGTAGATGAATGGGAAGGATTATCCGAGAAAACCAAGAGAGATGTCGCAAAAGTCCTGAGATACCGAAGTAAAGACGATAAAAAGTTGTTCAAGGCTAAAGCTACGGAGTTTTCT GACATCGTCACTGTCGAAGACTCAGCCTACGGGGGTGTTCGAAAGCCTGCCCTTGAGCTACAAAAGCCCACGTTCCGTGCTCCTAGCTTGAATCAACCCAGATCAGGCAAGCACGTACATGCCGGCGAACGACTTTCTGGAATGTCTGTCACCCACACGGGACTGGGATTAGCTCGCGGAGCTTTGGCACGAGGTAAAGGACTGGATAGGACCCCGTTGCTTTGGGGACAGTCCAATAGGCTGAACGGTGTCAAGGGCGAGGTCGTCACATCAAACGCTGAGGCTTAG
- a CDS encoding Acyl carrier protein (acp), putative (Similar to TIGR gene model, INSD accession AAW42804.1), which produces MFRTLPLLRSTARTALRQTAPIALRPQPLAFSLKPLAARGYAAAAGLSKDDITARILDVLKSFEKVDSSKLTNNASFTNDLGLDSLDAVEVVMAIEEEFAIEIPDAEADEIATVQDAIDYVANVSSVS; this is translated from the exons ATGTTCCGcactcttcctctcctccgCAGCACAGCCCGCACCGCCCTCAGGCAAACGGCTCCCATCGCCCTCCGGCCACAACCTCTCGCCTTCTCTCTCAAGCCCCTCGCTGCCAGGGGTTATGCCGCTGCCGCCGGTCTCAGCAAGGACGACATCACTGCTAGGATCCTCGATGTTTTGAAGAGCTTTGAGAAGGTCGACAGCAGCAAG CTCACAAACAACGCTTCATTCACCAACGATCTTGGCCTTGACTCTCTTGACGCTGTCGAAGTTGTCATGGCCATTGAAGAGGAATTCGCCATTGAGATTCCTGATGCCGAGGCCGATGAGATCGCTACTGTCCAGGATG CTATCGACTATGTCGCCAACGTGAGTAGTGTATCATAG